The window TTGAATatacaaaaatatttaaaaaaaaataaaaaaaaatctttctgTAAATTTTGTTACAGGAGCTTTCATCAAAGCTAAGGGAAATTATATCATTAAAGCGCCAACGTGATGATATTCCAACACAAGCAGAACTTATTCAGTaagatttataaaataaaataaaaaagtcaacaaactttttgttaaatttgaAAAGTCAACATATTTTTGTCAAATTTGAAAAGTATTTTCTACACTGTAGATATGAACGTAGGTTTTCAGAACTTAATGTTCACATTCAGGTATgtcagtttttttattttttatttttttctttctcgaatgttaaattttaaaaaagtcaacatattttttgttaaaatttcCATTTGTTAATAGGGAAAGCTTCGGCAAACTCGTAAATACTATGCAACATATAACGCTTTATTGGAAATAAAAGAACTGATGTTGAAGGAAACTTCTTTATTAAACTCCATGAGTTCACaggtaaattatatatataaacgaaataattattttttttattatcattaatgtaattatttattttttgttttatgcaAATTAAAAAAACAGTTACATGATGCACTTAATAGTCCTGCTGGTCGAGTAACTTTGACTAGTTCCATAGATGGAATTTCAAAGAGTATTAAACAggtaatataaattaataaattataatcacAAGAATTTATAtagattttataaaatttgaagttgtatatatttatttttatattttgtagaAGCTTAGAAATGTGGAAGTAACGTTGGAAGCAGAGAAGAAAGCttgtgaaggtttgaagaaaaagCATGCAGCAGCGAATTTGGAGAAAAGGCGTTGCTATTCTTTGTTAAAGGAATTTCAAGTaagtatttatttaattaaattgttaatAAATTTGTTTATTTAAGAAaactataactttttttttttttggtttgttaATGATGCTTGTTTTTATGTCTCACTTTTTTGATTATTAGGAAGAATGCACGAGGAATGAGAGACTTAGGAATCAAACTTCTTCTGTCTGATATCTGTGGTTAGAAAGAATgtaaagatttaaaaaaaaaaaaaaaaaaattccaaatatAGCTTATATAGTTATACTGTTAGATTTGTATGGTTGTTTGGTATatgttgtttttgttttgttttctgtACTATTTGTTTTttgtgaaattattttaaaactataaagCAAATCAAACTCATAAAATATATAATAAGAACTAAAATAACTAATATTAGTGATTGGATatcatcaacatttttacaaaatgatgcaaacatattaaaaatattaGTGATTTGTCTACAAAATATGATACATTTTTTACACAAAAAATTCCAAGTATATTTACAACTGCATTTAATGGCTTTTTATAATTATGGAATATGGGTCTCGATTAGGGATGTGATTCGGGCATAAACCGACCCGAACTATATTGGACCCGAATAACCTGAAACCCGAATTGGATAAAAAGTTGGAACCGAAGCCCGGACCGATTATTACCCTGAAATGACCCAAATAAACCGAAATGATCCAAATAACCCAAATAAAGAAATACTATATCgagttcaagaaaaaaaaatattaaatattgataattcatatttaaacattaaaacaCCCATTGAAACTTGAATAACTACTAGTAATTGATTGAAATTACTTTCTGTTTATAAATTTATTCAATA of the Lactuca sativa cultivar Salinas chromosome 6, Lsat_Salinas_v11, whole genome shotgun sequence genome contains:
- the LOC111877595 gene encoding uncharacterized protein LOC111877595 — protein: MTEMDQKITEALRKMNASKEGATANVQTLLPLLETLKVLEKQEEEDESNYSEVYARLQLEISELEKMIQINDAVERLNSAKMELSSKLREIISLKRQRDDIPTQAELIQYERRFSELNVHIQGKLRQTRKYYATYNALLEIKELMLKETSLLNSMSSQLHDALNSPAGRVTLTSSIDGISKSIKQKLRNVEVTLEAEKKACEGLKKKHAAANLEKRRCYSLLKEFQEECTRNERLRNQTSSV